A genomic window from Glycine max cultivar Williams 82 chromosome 17, Glycine_max_v4.0, whole genome shotgun sequence includes:
- the LOC121173796 gene encoding uncharacterized protein, producing MQFVWESYPSTVISLLPPVCLVGSLAWYAVVPLICFQVIEWHQPDRVLRQFGMQQPVPESPSQPLNIHGITLKGKHDKNWGQLFAPMIHQWNNRHAFRVDAYPRKEGLLSFNSDYMVWYRRKTKMFVDPQNAKTATLAEVAETLQYMVSPQGRNTWTVDDLVPYVEKITMLSEEQERVTEPVSHGHASERQFPSQQFHILQSSVETQGIDRRRETVEAEEYSQQMAERGHGMYYTPLTFAQYPTQMYEYPFQGHHTDTSASQQSFGGVVKTQAHFSWPTMTPSQQYHGPIPTPNAPLGTQWNVPGQTLKCSPLNLNHKIIKLTLTLKIRTKP from the exons atgcagtttgtgtgGGAGTCTTACCCATCAACCGTTATATCATTGTTGCCTCCCGTTTGTTTAGTCGGAAGTCTCGCGTGGTAcgcggtggtgccactaatttgtttccaagttattgagtggcaccaaccggaCAGAGTGTTGAGACAATTTGGGATGCAGCAACCAGTTCCAGAGTCTCCTTCACAACCCTTAAACATTCATGGCATAACATTAAAAGGGAAACATGACAAAAATTGGGGGCAATTGTTCGCCCCAATGATTCATCAGTGGAATAATCGCCATGCATTTAGGGTCGACGCTTATCCCCGAAAAGAAGGCCTATTGAGCTTTAACTCGGactacatggtctggtataggcgaaagacaaagatgtttgttgacccACAAAATGCAAAGACGGCTACAttg GCTGAAGTTGCGGAGACATTACAATACATGGTgtctcctcaagggaggaatacatggacagttgatgatcttgtgccttatgtggaaaaaattacaatgttatcagaagagcaagagagagtcACTGAGCCAGTGTCACATGGTCATGCATCAGAGCGTCAATTTCCCTCACAACAGTTTCACATacttcagtcaagtgttgaaactcaggGCATAGACAGACGAAGGGAGACTGTTGAAGCGGaagaatattcccaacaaatggcggaacgtggccatggaatgtattacacgccactAACATTTGCTCAGTATCCGACACAAATGTATGAGTATCCTTTTCAGGGTCATCACACTGATACTTCTGCAAGCCAGCAATCGTTTGGTGGTGTTGTGAAAACACaagctcatttttcatggcccacaatgaccccttcacagcaatatcatggcccaattccaacacctaatgccccatTAGGAACACAATGGAATGTACCGGGACAAACCCTAAAATGTTCACCCCTAAACCTTaaccataaaataataaaactaaccctaaccctaaaaataagaactaaaccctaa